Proteins from a genomic interval of Sphingopyxis sp. QXT-31:
- a CDS encoding GntR family transcriptional regulator, whose translation MSLIEHVGPLHKEDPTPLYLQLQKILRDAIEGQVIKADEAIPTERDLAEEFDVSRITVRKAIDGLVGDGLVARRRGAGTFVTRPRVEKSFSKLTSFSEDMISRGRKPYSKWVSKTAGTVTPEEALSLGLSPGSLVYRFHRIRYADDTSMALEYATIPAYCLPSVEAVGNSLYEALEAAGHLPVRALQRLRAIAFSPEQAEVLGIEPGMPGLFIERRGFLSDGRTAEYTQSYYRGDAYDVVAELNG comes from the coding sequence TTGTCGCTGATCGAACATGTGGGTCCGCTCCACAAGGAGGACCCCACCCCGCTCTACCTGCAATTGCAGAAAATCCTGCGCGACGCGATCGAGGGGCAGGTCATCAAGGCCGACGAGGCGATCCCGACCGAGCGCGACCTGGCCGAGGAATTCGACGTGTCGCGCATCACGGTGCGCAAGGCGATCGACGGGCTGGTCGGCGACGGGCTGGTCGCACGGCGGCGCGGCGCGGGGACCTTCGTGACGCGGCCGCGCGTCGAGAAGAGCTTCTCGAAGCTCACCTCCTTCTCGGAGGACATGATCTCGCGCGGGCGCAAGCCCTACAGCAAATGGGTGAGCAAGACCGCTGGCACGGTGACCCCCGAGGAGGCGCTGTCGCTGGGGCTGTCGCCGGGGTCGCTGGTCTATCGTTTCCACCGCATCCGCTATGCCGACGACACGTCGATGGCGCTCGAATATGCGACGATCCCGGCGTACTGCCTGCCGTCGGTCGAGGCGGTGGGCAATTCGCTCTATGAGGCGCTGGAGGCCGCGGGGCATCTGCCGGTGCGCGCGCTGCAGCGGCTGCGCGCGATCGCCTTTTCGCCCGAGCAGGCCGAGGTGCTGGGGATCGAGCCGGGGATGCCGGGGCTGTTCATCGAACGGCGCGGCTTTTTGTCGGACGGGCGGACGGCGGAATATACGCAGAGCTATTATCGCGGCGATGCATACGATGTCGTCGCCGAACTGAACGGCTAG
- a CDS encoding tryptophan halogenase family protein has protein sequence MTAIRRIVIVGGGSAGWMTAAAFGRALSPQTHQITLVESEAIGTVGVGEATVPPIHEFNRFLRIDTADFLRATHGTIKLGIQFEGWSGVGHSYFHPFGYLGIEMAGIHFHHHWLRHLAEGGDADHEPYNLETMAARAGRFAPATRHGPVHHAVQFDAAAYARYLRAYAEAKGVTRIEGKVADVQLRSEDGHISALNLDDGRTIEGDFFIDCSGFRGLLIEGALRTGYTSWQHWLPCDSAVAMPCARTGDPMPYTVSTAREAGWQWSIPLQHRDGNGYVYSSTHLAHDEAESLLRSRLPGEPLADANRLRFVAGHRKAIWNRNCVAIGLAGGFLEPLESTSIHLIQTTIIRLLSLFPRDAIDPNVVSRFNRDALHEYATIRDFVIAHYATANRTDTPFWRDLAAAGMPDSLAERIAAFRATGNILFEPGDLFGPTNWYAVLTGQGVQPQSHHPIADTLPADELAKRLAILRTRVAEQLAELPPHADFLRSLG, from the coding sequence ATGACCGCCATCCGCCGCATCGTCATCGTCGGCGGGGGCAGCGCGGGCTGGATGACCGCCGCCGCCTTCGGCCGCGCGCTCTCGCCGCAGACGCATCAGATCACCCTCGTCGAAAGCGAAGCGATCGGCACCGTCGGGGTCGGTGAGGCGACCGTGCCGCCGATCCACGAATTCAACCGCTTCCTGCGTATCGACACCGCCGATTTCCTCCGCGCGACGCACGGCACGATCAAGCTCGGCATCCAGTTCGAGGGCTGGAGCGGGGTGGGGCACAGCTATTTCCACCCCTTCGGCTATCTCGGGATCGAGATGGCGGGCATCCATTTCCACCACCACTGGCTCCGCCATCTCGCCGAGGGCGGCGATGCGGACCACGAGCCCTACAACCTCGAAACCATGGCCGCGCGCGCCGGCCGCTTCGCCCCCGCGACGCGCCACGGCCCCGTCCACCACGCGGTCCAGTTCGACGCCGCCGCCTACGCCCGATATCTCCGCGCCTATGCCGAGGCGAAGGGCGTCACGCGCATCGAGGGCAAGGTCGCCGACGTCCAATTGCGCAGCGAAGACGGCCACATAAGCGCGCTCAACCTCGACGACGGCCGCACCATCGAGGGCGATTTCTTCATCGACTGCTCGGGCTTCCGCGGCCTCCTGATCGAGGGTGCGCTCCGGACCGGCTACACCTCATGGCAGCACTGGCTCCCCTGCGACAGCGCGGTCGCCATGCCCTGCGCGCGCACCGGCGATCCGATGCCCTACACCGTCTCGACCGCGCGCGAGGCGGGGTGGCAGTGGTCCATCCCGCTCCAGCACCGCGACGGCAACGGCTATGTCTATTCGAGCACGCACCTCGCCCACGACGAGGCCGAAAGCCTGCTCCGCAGCCGTCTCCCCGGCGAACCCCTCGCCGATGCCAACCGCCTGCGCTTCGTCGCGGGCCACCGCAAGGCGATCTGGAACCGCAACTGCGTCGCGATCGGTCTCGCGGGCGGCTTCCTCGAGCCGCTCGAATCGACCTCGATCCACCTCATCCAGACGACGATCATCCGCCTGCTGTCGCTATTCCCGCGCGACGCCATCGACCCGAACGTCGTGAGCCGCTTCAACCGCGACGCGCTCCACGAATATGCGACGATCCGCGACTTCGTGATCGCGCACTACGCCACCGCCAACCGCACCGACACGCCCTTCTGGCGCGACCTCGCCGCCGCGGGCATGCCCGACAGCCTCGCCGAGCGCATCGCGGCGTTCCGCGCCACCGGCAACATCCTGTTCGAACCCGGCGACCTCTTCGGCCCCACCAACTGGTACGCGGTGCTGACAGGACAGGGCGTTCAGCCCCAAAGCCACCACCCCATCGCCGACACGCTCCCCGCCGACGAACTCGCGAAACGCCTAGCGATCCTGCGCACGCGCGTCGCCGAGCAGCTCGCCGAACTGCCCCCGCACGCCGATTTCCTCAGAAGCTTGGGCTAG